In Streptomyces sp. NBC_00878, a single window of DNA contains:
- a CDS encoding prolyl oligopeptidase family serine peptidase: MGDIVQTLAYGSWPSPIDASLAAAHDGHPDFVGFVGDEVWWTEPRPAEGGRRTLVRRRADGTEESVLPAPWNVRSRVMEYGGQPWTGVVGDDGPLVVFVDFADQRLYAYEPGDPDKGPRPLTPVSPVGGGLRWVDPRLRVELGEVWCVLEEFTGDGPTDVRRVVAAVPLDGSAAQDQDAVRELTDGQHRFVTGPRVSPDGRRAAWLVWDHPRMPWDGTELMVADVGPDGTLRQARKAAGGPDESIAQADWSADGTLLYASDRTGWWNLYRDDRDDRDSGDGRDDGRDDDRDGRDVRGGKALCTREEEFGGPLWKVGLRWFAPLESGLIAVVHGRGAGALGILDPETGEVVDAAGPWTEYAATLATDGSRVAAVAASPRSAYEVVELDARTGRARVVGAPHDDPVDPAYYPEPQIRTFSGPAGREIHAHIYPPHHPGQVAPGDELPPYVLWAHGGPTARSPLVLDLQIAYFTSRGIGVAEVNYGGSTGYGREYRNRLREQWGVVDVEDCAAVALALAEEGTADRGRLAIRGGSAGGWTTAASLVSTDVYACGTILYPVLDLVGWGESETHDFESQYLETLVGPLAEVPGRYAERSPTEHADRVTAPFLLLQGLDDAVCPPTQCERFLARLAERARPLPHAYIAFEGEGHGFRRADTMVRALESELSLYAQVFGLNPPGIPTLELAK, encoded by the coding sequence ATGGGGGACATCGTGCAGACCCTGGCCTACGGTTCCTGGCCCTCGCCCATCGACGCGTCGCTCGCCGCCGCGCACGACGGCCACCCCGACTTCGTCGGCTTCGTCGGCGACGAGGTCTGGTGGACCGAGCCCCGGCCCGCCGAGGGTGGCCGCCGCACCCTGGTGCGCCGTCGCGCCGACGGCACCGAGGAGTCGGTGCTGCCCGCCCCGTGGAACGTGCGCAGCCGCGTCATGGAGTACGGCGGACAGCCCTGGACCGGGGTGGTCGGCGACGACGGCCCGCTGGTGGTCTTCGTCGACTTTGCCGACCAGCGGCTGTACGCGTACGAGCCCGGCGACCCGGACAAGGGGCCGCGCCCCCTGACGCCCGTGTCGCCGGTGGGCGGCGGACTGCGCTGGGTGGACCCGCGGTTGCGCGTCGAACTCGGCGAAGTCTGGTGCGTACTGGAGGAGTTCACCGGCGACGGGCCGACCGACGTGCGCCGGGTCGTCGCCGCGGTGCCGCTGGACGGCTCGGCCGCGCAGGACCAGGACGCGGTACGTGAACTCACCGACGGGCAGCACCGGTTCGTCACCGGGCCGCGTGTCTCGCCGGACGGGCGGCGCGCGGCCTGGCTGGTCTGGGACCATCCGCGGATGCCGTGGGACGGGACCGAACTGATGGTGGCCGACGTCGGCCCCGACGGGACGCTGCGGCAGGCCCGGAAGGCCGCCGGCGGCCCGGACGAGTCGATCGCCCAGGCCGACTGGTCCGCCGACGGCACCCTGCTCTACGCGAGCGACCGCACCGGCTGGTGGAACCTCTACCGCGACGACCGCGATGACCGGGACAGTGGCGACGGCCGAGACGACGGCCGAGACGACGACCGCGATGGCCGAGACGTTCGCGGCGGCAAGGCCCTCTGTACGCGCGAGGAGGAGTTCGGCGGGCCGCTGTGGAAGGTCGGGCTGCGCTGGTTCGCGCCGCTGGAGAGCGGGCTGATCGCCGTCGTGCACGGGCGGGGCGCGGGCGCGCTCGGCATCCTCGACCCGGAGACCGGCGAGGTCGTCGACGCGGCCGGACCCTGGACGGAGTACGCGGCCACGCTCGCCACCGACGGCAGCCGGGTCGCGGCCGTCGCGGCCAGCCCGCGCAGCGCCTACGAGGTCGTCGAACTGGACGCCCGCACGGGCCGGGCGCGGGTCGTCGGCGCCCCGCACGACGACCCGGTCGACCCCGCGTACTACCCGGAACCGCAGATCCGTACGTTCAGCGGGCCCGCCGGGCGTGAGATCCACGCGCACATCTACCCGCCGCACCACCCCGGCCAGGTCGCCCCCGGCGACGAACTCCCGCCGTACGTCCTCTGGGCGCACGGCGGCCCCACCGCCCGCTCCCCGCTCGTCCTCGACCTGCAGATCGCGTACTTCACCTCGCGCGGCATCGGAGTCGCCGAGGTCAACTACGGCGGATCCACCGGGTACGGCCGCGAGTACCGCAACCGGCTGCGCGAGCAGTGGGGTGTCGTGGACGTCGAGGACTGCGCGGCCGTCGCGCTCGCCCTCGCCGAGGAGGGCACCGCCGACCGCGGCCGGCTCGCCATCCGCGGCGGCAGCGCGGGCGGCTGGACCACGGCCGCGTCCCTGGTGAGCACCGATGTGTACGCCTGCGGGACAATCCTCTACCCCGTCCTCGACCTGGTGGGCTGGGGTGAGAGCGAGACCCACGACTTCGAGTCCCAGTACCTGGAGACGCTCGTCGGACCGCTCGCCGAGGTCCCCGGCCGGTACGCCGAGCGCTCGCCCACCGAGCACGCCGACCGCGTCACCGCGCCCTTCCTGCTCCTCCAGGGCCTCGACGACGCCGTCTGCCCGCCCACGCAGTGCGAGCGGTTCCTGGCCAGGCTGGCGGAGCGGGCCCGGCCGCTGCCGCACGCGTACATCGCCTTCGAGGGCGAGGGGCACGGCTTCCGGCGGGCCGACACGATGGTGCGGGCCCTGGAGTCCGAACTCTCCCTGTACGCCCAGGTGTTCGGCCTGAATCCGCCCGGCATCCCCACCCTGGAGCTCGCCAAGTGA
- a CDS encoding DUF1049 domain-containing protein, with protein MSPKISESSGGGGKAGGRNLMTPGRVSVIALAVLGLVFIFENTRATKIRLLIPEVTMPLWMALLATAVIGSLCGAYFIRRRS; from the coding sequence ATGAGCCCGAAGATCTCGGAGAGCAGTGGTGGCGGCGGCAAGGCCGGCGGCCGGAACCTGATGACGCCCGGGCGGGTGTCGGTCATCGCCCTGGCCGTGCTGGGGCTGGTCTTCATCTTCGAGAACACCCGCGCCACCAAGATCCGCCTCCTGATCCCCGAGGTCACCATGCCCCTGTGGATGGCCCTGCTCGCCACGGCGGTGATCGGCTCGCTGTGCGGGGCGTATTTCATTAGGCGCCGAAGCTGA
- a CDS encoding GntR family transcriptional regulator encodes MPVQRATAPVLPTLGGKKPSYRERVADALRAALIAGELRPGEVYSAPALAARFGVSATPVREAMLDLAKEGLVDTVPNKGFRVTAVSEKQLDEYTHIRSLIEIPTTVSLAVGADPAALEALRPAAEESVTAAATGDLIAHVEADMRFHLGLLALAGNDHLVDVVRDLRKRSRLYGLHALVEAGRLEASAAEHLDILDALIARDEEAVRAVMTRHLGHVRGLWAAE; translated from the coding sequence ATGCCCGTCCAGCGCGCCACCGCCCCCGTCCTGCCCACGCTGGGCGGCAAGAAGCCCAGTTACCGCGAGCGTGTCGCGGACGCGCTGCGGGCCGCCCTCATCGCCGGGGAACTGCGGCCGGGCGAGGTGTACTCCGCGCCGGCCCTCGCCGCCCGCTTCGGTGTCTCCGCCACACCCGTCCGCGAGGCCATGCTCGACCTCGCCAAGGAGGGCCTGGTCGACACCGTGCCGAACAAGGGCTTCCGGGTCACCGCCGTGTCCGAGAAGCAGCTCGACGAGTACACGCACATCCGCTCGCTCATCGAGATCCCCACGACGGTGTCCCTCGCCGTCGGCGCCGACCCGGCCGCGCTGGAGGCACTGCGTCCGGCCGCGGAGGAGAGCGTCACGGCCGCCGCGACCGGTGACCTCATCGCACATGTCGAGGCGGACATGCGCTTCCACCTCGGACTCCTGGCCCTCGCGGGCAACGACCACCTGGTCGACGTGGTCCGCGACCTCCGCAAGCGCTCCCGCCTCTACGGCCTGCACGCACTGGTCGAGGCGGGCCGCCTGGAGGCGTCCGCGGCGGAGCACCTGGACATCCTCGACGCGCTCATCGCCCGCGACGAAGAAGCCGTACGGGCCGTCATGACCCGTCACCTCGGACACGTACGGGGGCTGTGGGCGGCCGAGTGA
- a CDS encoding M55 family metallopeptidase: MVKILISADMEGATGVTWPADVLPGTPQWERCRSMFTSDVNAAVLGFLDGGADEVLINEAHWTMRNLLLEQLDERAQMLTGRHKSLSMVEGVQHGDIDGIAFVGYHAGAGMEGVLAHTYLANSITGVWINDVRASEGLLNAHVVAEYGVPVVLVTGDDVACEDALGYAPEALKVAVKDHVSRYAAVCRTPARTASDIRAAAKEATRLAVRHEPVDGGPFTVALEFDAEHLAMAGTVVPGVERAGERKVAYTSPTMYEGIRTFKAVTTIVSAAVEESYG; encoded by the coding sequence ATGGTAAAGATCCTCATCAGCGCCGACATGGAGGGCGCCACCGGGGTGACCTGGCCGGCCGACGTGCTGCCGGGCACACCGCAGTGGGAGCGGTGCCGGTCGATGTTCACCTCGGACGTGAACGCGGCTGTCCTCGGCTTCCTCGACGGCGGCGCCGACGAGGTCCTCATCAACGAGGCCCACTGGACCATGCGCAACCTGCTCCTGGAGCAGCTGGACGAACGGGCGCAGATGCTCACCGGGCGGCACAAGTCGCTGTCCATGGTGGAGGGCGTGCAGCACGGCGACATCGACGGCATCGCGTTCGTCGGCTACCACGCGGGAGCGGGCATGGAGGGCGTCCTCGCCCACACCTACCTCGCCAACTCGATCACCGGCGTCTGGATCAACGACGTACGCGCCAGCGAGGGCCTGCTCAACGCGCATGTCGTAGCCGAGTACGGCGTCCCCGTCGTCCTCGTCACCGGCGACGACGTGGCCTGTGAGGATGCGCTCGGCTACGCCCCAGAGGCGCTGAAGGTCGCCGTCAAGGACCATGTCTCGCGGTACGCGGCCGTGTGCCGCACACCGGCGCGTACGGCGTCGGACATCCGGGCCGCCGCCAAGGAGGCCACGCGGCTCGCGGTGCGGCACGAGCCCGTGGACGGCGGCCCGTTCACCGTGGCCCTGGAGTTCGACGCCGAACACCTCGCGATGGCGGGCACCGTCGTCCCGGGCGTCGAGCGCGCCGGAGAGCGGAAGGTCGCGTACACCAGCCCGACCATGTACGAGGGGATTCGTACCTTCAAGGCGGTCACCACGATCGTCTCGGCCGCCGTGGAGGAGAGCTATGGCTGA
- a CDS encoding (2Fe-2S)-binding protein, whose protein sequence is MTPRTPLDLVDARRGPAFTVTFDGREITVLPGQTIAAALWSAGITSWRTTRGSGEPRGVFCGIGVCFDCLVSVNGRVNQRACLVPAEAGDVIRTQKGTGHHD, encoded by the coding sequence ATGACGCCCCGCACTCCGCTCGACCTGGTCGACGCCCGGCGCGGCCCCGCCTTCACCGTCACCTTCGACGGCCGGGAGATCACCGTCCTGCCCGGTCAGACGATCGCCGCCGCACTCTGGTCGGCGGGCATCACGTCCTGGCGTACGACCCGGGGGAGCGGTGAGCCGCGCGGTGTCTTCTGTGGCATCGGGGTGTGCTTCGACTGTCTGGTGAGCGTCAACGGGCGGGTGAACCAACGGGCTTGTCTGGTACCCGCCGAGGCCGGGGACGTGATCCGCACGCAGAAAGGGACCGGTCACCATGACTGA
- a CDS encoding GNAT family N-acetyltransferase, whose translation MHGSTEYLAEGSRVGVRHYTHEDCAEFVARVRESKGLHQPWLFPPVSAVAYASYAGRLTEDPTKAGFLVCEKDGGGIAGFININNIVEGAFQCGALGYGAFAHAAGRGLMGEGLDLVVRYAFGRLGLHRLEINVQPDNAASIALARHCGFRLEGFSPEFLFIDGAWRDHERWAITADMIRT comes from the coding sequence ATGCATGGCTCCACCGAATACCTCGCCGAAGGCTCCCGCGTGGGTGTACGCCACTACACCCACGAGGACTGCGCCGAGTTCGTCGCCCGGGTGCGCGAGAGCAAGGGGCTGCACCAGCCCTGGCTGTTCCCGCCGGTCAGCGCTGTCGCCTACGCCTCGTACGCGGGACGGCTGACCGAGGATCCGACGAAGGCCGGGTTCCTCGTCTGCGAGAAGGACGGCGGGGGGATCGCCGGGTTCATCAACATCAACAACATCGTGGAGGGCGCCTTCCAGTGCGGGGCGCTCGGGTACGGGGCCTTCGCGCACGCGGCCGGACGCGGGCTGATGGGGGAGGGGCTCGACCTGGTGGTGCGGTACGCGTTCGGCAGGCTCGGACTGCACCGGCTGGAGATCAACGTCCAGCCGGACAACGCCGCCTCGATCGCCCTGGCCCGCCACTGCGGCTTCCGTCTCGAAGGCTTCTCGCCGGAGTTCCTCTTCATCGACGGGGCCTGGCGGGACCACGAACGCTGGGCCATCACCGCCGATATGATTCGAACGTGA
- a CDS encoding NAD(P)/FAD-dependent oxidoreductase, with the protein MTDRTDGRPHLAVIGAGPAGLTAALAAAARGVRVTLVDSAAQAGGQFYRQTAPGLGARRPQALHHQWRTWERLRDGLAGHVAAGRVTSLTDHHVWFVERQSGTTGGAPASFTVHALLGPEQEEPVTVHADAVLLATGGYEKVLPFPGWTLPGVVTAGGAQAMLKGGLVLPGRTAVVAGTGPLLLPVAVGLASAGAKVAALVESADPRAFVRHARVLAAHPAKLAEGAWYAAELARYRVRTRVRHTVVAAHGTGRLEAVTVAALDGDGRVRPGTERRIPCDTLAVGHGMLPHTDLAEALGCRLDGVDVAVDDEQRTDVPGVWAAGETTGIGGAALAGAEGGIAGVSIAARLNSRIPDRSSYASAAKARAGMREFFAAVDTVCVPPARWAEHVTDDTVVCRCEEVTASAVREAVDELGAGDVRTVKLLTRAGMGWCQGRMCGPAVAGLARCPETPSRRPFARPVPLGVLAREPGEPHDTSPSTTGWDPS; encoded by the coding sequence ATGACTGACCGAACGGACGGCCGACCCCACCTCGCCGTGATCGGCGCGGGTCCCGCCGGGCTCACGGCCGCCCTCGCCGCTGCCGCGCGCGGTGTGCGGGTGACCCTCGTCGACTCCGCCGCCCAGGCCGGTGGGCAGTTCTACCGCCAGACCGCCCCGGGGCTCGGAGCCCGACGCCCCCAGGCCCTGCACCACCAGTGGCGTACCTGGGAACGGCTCCGTGACGGACTCGCGGGGCATGTCGCCGCGGGTCGGGTTACGAGTCTGACGGATCATCATGTGTGGTTCGTGGAGCGGCAGTCCGGCACCACCGGCGGAGCCCCCGCTTCCTTCACCGTCCACGCTCTGCTCGGACCCGAGCAGGAGGAGCCCGTCACCGTCCACGCCGACGCCGTGCTGCTCGCCACCGGTGGGTACGAGAAGGTCCTCCCCTTTCCCGGCTGGACCCTTCCCGGAGTGGTGACCGCGGGTGGGGCGCAGGCCATGCTCAAGGGCGGGCTCGTGCTGCCGGGGCGTACCGCCGTGGTGGCCGGGACCGGGCCGTTGCTGCTGCCCGTGGCCGTCGGGCTCGCCTCGGCCGGGGCGAAGGTCGCGGCCCTCGTGGAGTCCGCCGACCCCAGGGCCTTCGTCCGGCATGCCCGCGTGCTCGCCGCCCATCCCGCGAAACTCGCCGAAGGTGCCTGGTACGCGGCCGAGTTGGCGCGGTACCGAGTCCGGACCCGGGTTCGTCACACGGTCGTCGCCGCACACGGCACCGGTCGGCTCGAAGCCGTGACCGTCGCCGCCCTCGACGGGGACGGACGGGTCCGGCCGGGAACCGAACGGCGCATCCCCTGCGACACCCTCGCCGTCGGTCACGGCATGCTCCCGCACACCGATCTCGCGGAAGCGCTCGGTTGCCGTCTCGACGGCGTTGACGTCGCCGTGGACGACGAACAGCGCACCGACGTGCCCGGCGTCTGGGCCGCCGGTGAGACCACGGGAATCGGCGGCGCGGCCCTCGCGGGTGCCGAGGGCGGGATCGCCGGGGTTTCGATCGCGGCTCGGCTCAACTCCCGTATTCCTGACAGGAGTTCTTACGCCTCTGCTGCCAAGGCGCGTGCTGGGATGCGGGAGTTCTTCGCCGCCGTCGATACCGTCTGTGTCCCGCCCGCTCGTTGGGCCGAGCACGTCACCGACGACACCGTCGTGTGCCGGTGCGAGGAGGTGACCGCCTCCGCGGTCCGGGAGGCCGTCGACGAGCTCGGCGCCGGGGACGTACGCACCGTGAAACTGCTGACCCGGGCCGGGATGGGCTGGTGCCAGGGGCGGATGTGCGGTCCGGCGGTGGCGGGGCTCGCGCGCTGTCCGGAGACACCCTCTCGACGGCCGTTCGCGCGGCCGGTGCCCCTCGGGGTGCTCGCGCGTGAGCCTGGTGAACCTCATGACACGTCACCCTCTACCACTGGATGGGACCCCTCATGA
- a CDS encoding dihydrodipicolinate synthase family protein, with protein sequence MTDNNVTDSDVTDHRPWRGVLVATALPLNDDLSVNYAAYADHCAWLVENGCDGVVPNGSLGEYQVLTPEERAKVVETAVAAIGGQRVMPGVAAYGSAEARRWAEQARDAGCASVMLLPPNAYRADERSVLAHYAEVAEAGVPIVAYNNPIDTKVDLVPELLAKLHGEGHIQGVKEFSGDVRRAYRIAELAPELDLLIGADDVLLELAVAGAKGWVAGYPNALPAASVALYRAAVAGDLDTAGKLYRQLHPLLRWDSQTEFVQAIKLSMDIVGRHGGPVRAPRVPLLPEQEQAVREATERAVAAGLA encoded by the coding sequence ATGACTGACAACAACGTCACCGACAGCGACGTCACCGACCATCGGCCCTGGCGCGGCGTCCTCGTCGCCACCGCCCTCCCGTTGAACGACGATCTCTCCGTCAACTACGCCGCGTACGCCGACCATTGCGCCTGGCTCGTCGAGAACGGCTGTGACGGGGTCGTACCGAACGGCTCGCTCGGCGAGTACCAGGTGCTCACCCCGGAGGAGCGGGCCAAGGTCGTCGAGACCGCGGTGGCCGCGATCGGCGGGCAGCGCGTGATGCCCGGAGTCGCCGCGTACGGCTCCGCCGAGGCACGTCGCTGGGCCGAGCAGGCACGCGACGCGGGCTGCGCCTCCGTGATGCTGCTGCCCCCGAACGCCTACCGCGCCGACGAGCGCTCGGTCCTCGCCCACTACGCGGAGGTCGCCGAGGCGGGCGTGCCGATCGTGGCGTACAACAACCCCATCGACACCAAGGTCGACCTCGTGCCCGAACTGCTCGCGAAGCTGCACGGCGAGGGGCACATCCAGGGGGTCAAGGAGTTCTCCGGTGACGTGCGCCGTGCCTATCGCATCGCCGAACTCGCCCCGGAACTCGACCTGTTGATCGGCGCCGACGATGTGCTGCTTGAGCTGGCTGTCGCGGGAGCCAAGGGCTGGGTGGCCGGTTACCCGAACGCGTTGCCCGCCGCGTCCGTCGCGCTGTACCGCGCCGCCGTCGCGGGCGACCTGGACACCGCGGGCAAGCTCTACCGCCAGCTGCATCCGCTGCTGCGCTGGGACTCGCAGACCGAGTTCGTACAGGCCATCAAGTTGTCGATGGACATCGTGGGGCGGCACGGCGGTCCCGTACGGGCGCCGCGCGTGCCGCTTCTTCCCGAGCAGGAGCAGGCCGTGCGCGAGGCCACCGAGCGGGCCGTCGCCGCAGGGCTCGCCTGA
- a CDS encoding proline racemase family protein encodes MRSKLVLHAVDSHTEGMPTRVITGGIGTVPGSTMNERRLYFREHRDDIKQLLMNEPRGHAAMSGAILQPPTRPDCDYGVIYIEVSGYLPMCGHGTIGVATVLVETGMVEVVEPVTTIRLDTPAGLVVAEVAVEDGAARAVTLKNVPSFSVALDRKIRLADGRTVTYDLAYGGNFYAILPLDQFGLPFDRARKDDILAAGLSLMDAVNAEGEPVHPEDPSIRGCHHVQLTAPGSTARHSRHAMAIHPGWFDRSPCGTGTSARMAQLHARGELPLNTEFVNESFIGTHFTGRLLGTTEVAGIPAVLPSFTGRAWVTGTAQYLLDPSDPFPAGFVL; translated from the coding sequence ATGCGCAGCAAACTCGTCCTGCACGCCGTCGACTCGCACACCGAGGGCATGCCGACCCGCGTGATCACCGGAGGCATCGGCACGGTCCCGGGCTCGACCATGAACGAGCGGCGGCTGTACTTCCGTGAACACCGCGACGACATCAAGCAGTTGCTGATGAACGAGCCGCGCGGGCACGCGGCGATGAGCGGCGCCATCCTCCAGCCGCCGACCCGTCCCGACTGCGACTACGGCGTCATCTACATCGAGGTGTCGGGCTATCTCCCGATGTGCGGGCACGGGACCATCGGGGTCGCGACCGTCCTCGTGGAGACCGGCATGGTCGAGGTCGTCGAGCCGGTGACCACGATCCGCCTCGACACCCCGGCCGGGCTCGTCGTCGCCGAGGTGGCGGTGGAGGACGGCGCCGCCAGGGCGGTCACGCTCAAGAACGTGCCGTCCTTCTCCGTCGCCCTCGACCGCAAGATCCGGCTCGCCGACGGGCGGACGGTGACCTACGACCTGGCGTACGGCGGCAACTTCTACGCGATCCTGCCGCTCGACCAGTTCGGGCTGCCCTTCGACCGGGCCCGCAAGGACGACATTCTCGCGGCCGGGCTCTCGCTGATGGACGCCGTCAACGCCGAGGGGGAGCCCGTTCATCCCGAGGACCCGTCCATCCGGGGTTGTCATCATGTGCAGCTCACCGCCCCGGGCTCGACTGCCCGGCATTCGCGGCACGCCATGGCCATCCACCCCGGCTGGTTCGACCGCTCGCCCTGCGGTACGGGCACCTCCGCACGCATGGCGCAGCTGCACGCGCGCGGCGAACTCCCCCTGAACACCGAGTTCGTGAACGAGTCCTTCATCGGAACCCACTTCACCGGCCGGCTCCTCGGCACCACCGAGGTCGCCGGGATCCCGGCGGTCCTGCCGAGCTTCACCGGGCGCGCCTGGGTGACCGGCACCGCCCAGTATCTGCTCGACCCCAGCGACCCGTTCCCGGCGGGCTTCGTCCTCTGA
- a CDS encoding M20/M25/M40 family metallo-hydrolase yields MADRSTDDDRTAKDQVAKDQAAKKGTAKDQAVREGTVDGQALDEVVRFTSDLIRIDTTNRGGGDCQERPAAEYAAALLAEAGLEPTLLERTKGRANVVARLEGTDPSADALLVHGHLDVVPAQAEDWSVHPFSGEVRDGVVWGRGAVDMKNMDAMILAVVRQWARAGVRSRRDLVIAFTADEEASAEDGSGFLADEHPGLFEGCTEGISESGAFTFHDGSGRELYPVAAGERGTGWLKLTAHGRAGHGSKVNRENAVTRLAAAIARIGAHEWPVRITPTVRAALTEMAAVYGIEPDFDDIDALLHKLGPAASLVEATVRNSANPTMLNAGYKVNVIPGEAVAYVDGRYLPGTEDEFRVTLDQLTGPDVEWEFHHREVALQAPVDSTTYANMRAAVEEFAPGGHVVPYCMSGGTDAKQFSRLGITGYGFAPLKLPPGFDYQALFHGVDERVPVEALHFGVRVLDRFLRTA; encoded by the coding sequence ATGGCTGACCGGAGCACGGACGACGACCGGACGGCCAAGGATCAGGTGGCCAAGGACCAGGCCGCCAAGAAGGGGACGGCCAAGGATCAGGCGGTGCGGGAAGGGACGGTCGACGGGCAGGCCCTCGACGAGGTCGTCCGGTTCACCTCCGACCTCATCCGGATAGACACGACCAACCGCGGCGGCGGGGACTGCCAGGAGCGGCCGGCCGCCGAGTACGCGGCCGCGCTGCTCGCCGAGGCGGGCCTGGAGCCGACGCTCCTGGAGCGCACGAAGGGGCGGGCGAACGTCGTCGCGCGCCTGGAGGGCACCGACCCGTCCGCCGACGCGCTGCTCGTCCACGGTCACCTGGACGTCGTACCGGCGCAGGCGGAGGACTGGAGCGTGCACCCGTTCTCCGGGGAGGTCCGCGACGGGGTCGTCTGGGGCCGGGGCGCGGTCGACATGAAGAACATGGACGCGATGATCCTCGCGGTCGTACGGCAGTGGGCACGCGCGGGCGTGCGCTCCCGGCGCGACCTCGTGATCGCCTTCACCGCCGACGAGGAGGCGAGTGCCGAGGACGGCTCGGGCTTCCTCGCCGACGAGCACCCGGGGCTCTTCGAGGGGTGCACCGAGGGCATCAGCGAGTCCGGGGCCTTCACCTTCCACGACGGCTCCGGCCGCGAGCTGTATCCCGTCGCGGCGGGCGAGCGCGGCACCGGCTGGCTGAAGCTCACCGCACACGGCCGGGCCGGCCACGGCTCCAAGGTGAACCGGGAGAACGCGGTGACCCGTCTCGCCGCCGCCATCGCGCGGATCGGCGCCCACGAGTGGCCCGTACGGATCACCCCGACGGTCCGCGCCGCGCTCACCGAAATGGCCGCGGTGTACGGCATCGAGCCCGATTTCGACGACATCGACGCCCTGCTGCACAAGCTCGGGCCTGCCGCCTCGCTCGTCGAGGCCACCGTGCGCAACAGCGCCAACCCCACCATGCTGAACGCCGGTTACAAGGTGAACGTCATTCCGGGGGAGGCCGTCGCGTACGTCGACGGACGCTATCTGCCCGGCACCGAGGACGAGTTCCGCGTGACCCTTGACCAGCTCACCGGGCCGGACGTGGAGTGGGAGTTCCACCACCGTGAGGTGGCCCTCCAGGCGCCGGTGGACTCGACGACGTACGCCAACATGCGTGCCGCCGTTGAGGAGTTCGCGCCCGGCGGGCATGTCGTGCCGTACTGCATGTCCGGCGGCACGGACGCCAAGCAGTTCTCGCGCCTCGGCATCACCGGATACGGGTTCGCGCCGCTGAAGCTCCCGCCGGGCTTCGACTACCAGGCCCTCTTCCACGGTGTCGACGAGCGCGTGCCCGTCGAGGCGCTGCACTTCGGCGTCCGGGTACTCGACCGCTTTCTGCGCACGGCCTAG
- a CDS encoding LD-carboxypeptidase, whose product MKELARPRRLTPGARVVVVAPSGPVPEERLQSGLDILRGWDLEPVVAPHVLDRHGTFAYLAGTDADRAADLQSAWCDPTVDAVLCARGGYGVQRMVELLDWDALRAAGPKVLLGFSDITALHEAFATRLGLVTLHGPMAAGIDFIKNARAQEHLRATLFEPESVRTLTSAGRALVPGRARGVLLGGCLSLLAADLGTPHARPSARGGLLCLEDVGEETYRLDRYLTQLLRAGWLDGVTGVLLGSWERCDPYDRIRALVLDRLGGLGVPIAEEFGFGHCEGALTLPFGVPGELDAGAGTLTLDVPALV is encoded by the coding sequence GTGAAGGAACTCGCACGACCCCGGCGGCTGACTCCCGGCGCCCGTGTCGTCGTCGTCGCGCCGAGCGGCCCGGTGCCCGAGGAGCGGCTCCAGTCAGGCCTCGACATCCTGCGCGGCTGGGACCTGGAGCCGGTCGTGGCGCCCCATGTCCTCGACCGGCACGGGACGTTCGCCTACCTGGCGGGCACCGACGCAGACCGGGCCGCCGACCTCCAGTCCGCCTGGTGCGACCCGACCGTGGACGCCGTGCTGTGCGCCCGCGGCGGCTACGGCGTGCAGCGCATGGTCGAACTGCTCGACTGGGACGCTCTGCGGGCCGCGGGACCCAAGGTGCTCCTCGGCTTCAGCGACATCACGGCGCTGCACGAGGCCTTCGCGACCCGGCTGGGGCTCGTGACGCTGCACGGGCCGATGGCCGCGGGCATCGACTTCATCAAGAACGCGCGGGCCCAGGAGCACCTGCGGGCGACCCTCTTCGAGCCCGAGTCGGTACGGACCCTCACCTCGGCCGGGCGCGCGCTGGTGCCGGGGCGGGCCAGGGGCGTCCTCCTCGGCGGCTGCCTGAGCCTGCTCGCCGCCGACCTCGGCACACCCCACGCGCGGCCCTCGGCACGCGGCGGCCTCCTCTGCCTGGAGGACGTGGGCGAGGAGACGTACCGCCTGGACCGCTACCTCACGCAGCTCCTGCGCGCCGGGTGGCTCGACGGCGTCACCGGGGTCCTGCTCGGCTCCTGGGAGCGGTGCGACCCGTACGACCGGATCAGGGCGCTCGTCCTCGACCGGCTCGGCGGGCTCGGCGTGCCGATCGCCGAGGAGTTCGGCTTCGGCCACTGTGAGGGGGCACTGACGCTGCCGTTCGGGGTGCCGGGGGAACTGGACGCCGGGGCGGGGACGCTGACGCTGGACGTGCCGGCGTTGGTCTGA